A window of Corallococcus macrosporus DSM 14697 contains these coding sequences:
- a CDS encoding type I polyketide synthase: MDNQLPQEFDDADVAIIGMAGRFPGARDVATLWANLREGVESIRFFTLEEARAAGVPEARLEDPAFVRAAAILPEPESFDAAFFEMPPREAEITDPQHRVFLESCWEALEHAGYSPRDYAGAISVFGGATLNTYLLMNLARNPRVLESFEPVQVNIGNGGDFLATRVSYKLNLRGASHTVQSACSTSLVAVHQACQSLLNGECDMALAGGASVNVGFFNGYRYAEGGMASPDGHCRPFDAKAQGTLFGSGAGVVLLKKLRAAVRDGDTIHAVIKGSATNNDGGLKAGFTAPSVDGQAQVVAEALAASALEADDISYVEAHGTATPLGDPIEVQALTKAFRATTQRRRFCALGSVKGNLGHLDAAAGITGLMKTVMALKHGELPPSLHYERPNPAIDFEASPFYVNATLKPWPAGEAPRRAGVSSFGVGGTNAHVVLEEAPRLPASAPSRRPWYLLPLSARTPSALEAVTTRLVEALKDSRSANLEDVAWTLQAGRQRFQHRRFVLARSAEDAVGALSEPQGPRVFTEAQDAVERSVAFLFPGQGSQHADMGRALYEAEPVFRAEVDRCAELLKPHLDGLDLRTVLYARPEAAEVSGAKLVRTALTQPALFTVEYATARLWMSWGVVPQAMLGHSIGEYVAACLAGVFSLEDALRLVAARGRLMQGLPSGAMLAVPLSEDEAQPYLRAGGAGLSLAALNGPMQCVLSGTHDAIDAARKSLQEAGIQCQPLVTSHAFHSAMMDAILEDFAAQVATVPLAAPTLPFVSNVTGTWVTAEQATSPRYWADHLRGTVRFADGLHALFSDGRRALLEVGPGQVLGKLAKRHPAFTAAHAVLASMPPPKDDGASAGAAPLAYETLGRLWQAGVRVDWKGFHGADLRYRVPLPTYPFERQRFWIEPADVEPLPRVTNAAQPVETAPEAAAQAEPVGEATSARPTQPRPQLRSAYVMASTPLQRSLVELWQEMLGVAPIGIQDNFFELGGDSLIAVQLSGRIKKQLGLDLPASSLYEGVTVEALAALLKPAEAEVQERREEAPAADASLLRRKQTLARQRDLRRFDDDDDA, from the coding sequence TTGGACAACCAGCTCCCGCAGGAGTTCGACGACGCCGACGTCGCCATCATCGGCATGGCAGGGCGCTTCCCCGGCGCCCGGGATGTGGCCACGCTGTGGGCCAATCTCCGTGAGGGCGTGGAGTCCATCCGCTTCTTCACCCTGGAGGAGGCGCGCGCCGCCGGTGTGCCGGAGGCGCGGTTGGAGGACCCCGCCTTCGTGAGGGCCGCCGCCATCCTGCCGGAGCCCGAGTCCTTCGACGCGGCCTTCTTCGAGATGCCACCGCGCGAAGCGGAGATCACGGACCCCCAGCACCGCGTCTTCCTGGAGTCCTGCTGGGAGGCGCTGGAGCACGCGGGCTACTCACCGCGTGACTACGCTGGCGCCATCTCCGTCTTCGGTGGCGCCACGCTCAACACGTACCTGCTGATGAACCTGGCGCGGAACCCCCGGGTGCTGGAGTCCTTCGAGCCGGTGCAGGTGAACATCGGCAACGGGGGCGACTTCCTGGCCACCCGCGTCTCGTACAAGCTCAACCTGCGTGGCGCCAGCCACACCGTGCAGAGCGCGTGCTCCACGTCCCTGGTGGCGGTGCACCAGGCCTGCCAGAGCCTGCTCAATGGCGAGTGCGACATGGCGCTCGCGGGCGGCGCGTCCGTCAACGTGGGCTTCTTCAACGGCTACCGGTACGCGGAGGGGGGCATGGCCTCGCCGGACGGGCACTGCCGGCCCTTCGACGCGAAGGCGCAGGGCACGCTCTTCGGCAGCGGCGCGGGCGTGGTGCTGCTGAAGAAGCTGCGCGCCGCGGTGCGGGACGGCGACACCATCCACGCCGTCATCAAGGGCTCGGCCACCAACAACGACGGCGGGCTGAAGGCGGGCTTCACCGCGCCCAGCGTGGACGGCCAGGCGCAGGTGGTGGCGGAGGCGCTCGCGGCTTCCGCCCTGGAGGCGGACGACATCAGCTACGTAGAGGCCCACGGCACCGCCACGCCGCTGGGCGACCCCATCGAGGTGCAGGCGCTCACCAAGGCCTTCCGCGCCACCACCCAGCGGCGGCGCTTCTGCGCGTTGGGCTCGGTGAAGGGCAACCTGGGCCACCTGGACGCCGCGGCGGGCATCACCGGCCTGATGAAGACGGTGATGGCGCTGAAGCACGGCGAGCTGCCGCCCAGCCTTCACTATGAGCGTCCCAACCCGGCCATCGACTTCGAGGCCAGCCCGTTCTACGTCAACGCCACGCTCAAGCCCTGGCCCGCCGGGGAGGCGCCTCGGCGCGCGGGCGTGAGCTCCTTCGGGGTGGGCGGCACCAACGCGCACGTGGTGCTGGAGGAGGCCCCCCGCTTGCCCGCGAGCGCGCCCTCGCGGCGGCCCTGGTATCTGCTGCCCTTGTCGGCGCGTACGCCCTCTGCGTTGGAGGCGGTGACGACGCGGCTGGTGGAGGCGCTCAAGGACTCGCGGAGCGCGAATCTGGAGGACGTGGCGTGGACGCTCCAGGCCGGGCGTCAGCGTTTCCAGCACCGTCGCTTCGTGCTGGCGAGGAGCGCGGAGGACGCGGTCGGCGCGTTGTCGGAGCCCCAGGGGCCTCGCGTCTTCACCGAGGCGCAGGACGCGGTGGAGCGGTCCGTGGCCTTCCTCTTTCCGGGGCAGGGCTCGCAGCACGCGGACATGGGCCGGGCGCTGTACGAGGCGGAGCCCGTCTTCCGCGCCGAGGTGGACCGGTGCGCGGAGCTGCTGAAGCCGCACCTGGACGGACTGGACCTGCGGACCGTGCTGTACGCCCGGCCCGAGGCCGCCGAGGTGAGCGGGGCGAAGCTGGTGCGGACAGCGCTCACGCAGCCCGCGCTCTTCACGGTGGAGTACGCCACCGCGCGCCTGTGGATGTCCTGGGGCGTGGTGCCTCAGGCGATGTTGGGGCACAGCATCGGTGAATACGTGGCCGCGTGCCTCGCGGGCGTCTTCTCGCTGGAGGACGCGCTGCGGCTCGTGGCCGCGCGAGGGCGGCTCATGCAGGGCCTGCCGTCCGGCGCGATGCTGGCGGTGCCGCTGTCCGAGGACGAGGCGCAGCCCTATCTGCGCGCGGGCGGAGCCGGGCTGAGCCTGGCGGCCCTCAACGGGCCCATGCAGTGCGTGTTGTCCGGGACGCACGACGCCATCGATGCGGCGCGGAAGTCGCTCCAGGAGGCGGGAATCCAGTGCCAGCCGCTGGTGACGTCGCATGCCTTCCACTCGGCGATGATGGACGCCATCCTGGAGGACTTCGCCGCGCAGGTCGCCACGGTGCCTTTGGCCGCGCCCACGCTCCCGTTCGTCTCCAACGTCACCGGGACCTGGGTGACCGCGGAGCAGGCGACGAGCCCCCGATACTGGGCCGACCACCTGCGCGGGACGGTGCGCTTCGCGGACGGCCTGCACGCGCTCTTCTCCGATGGCAGGCGCGCGCTCCTGGAGGTGGGCCCGGGGCAGGTGCTCGGGAAGCTGGCGAAGCGCCACCCGGCCTTCACGGCCGCGCACGCGGTGCTGGCGTCCATGCCGCCGCCCAAGGATGACGGGGCCTCCGCTGGGGCGGCGCCGCTGGCCTATGAGACGCTCGGCCGGCTCTGGCAGGCAGGGGTGCGGGTGGACTGGAAGGGCTTCCATGGCGCGGACCTGCGCTACCGGGTGCCGCTCCCCACGTATCCCTTCGAGCGCCAGCGCTTCTGGATTGAACCCGCCGACGTCGAGCCGCTGCCTCGTGTCACGAACGCCGCCCAGCCCGTGGAGACAGCGCCTGAAGCCGCCGCGCAGGCGGAGCCGGTGGGAGAGGCCACCAGCGCACGGCCAACCCAGCCGCGTCCGCAGTTGCGCAGTGCCTATGTCATGGCGAGCACGCCCCTCCAGCGTTCGTTGGTGGAGCTGTGGCAGGAGATGCTCGGCGTGGCGCCCATCGGCATCCAGGACAACTTCTTCGAACTCGGCGGTGACTCGCTCATCGCCGTGCAGCTCAGTGGCCGCATCAAGAAGCAACTGGGCCTGGACCTGCCCGCATCGAGCCTCTACGAAGGCGTCACCGTGGAGGCCCTGGCGGCGTTGCTGAAGCCGGCGGAGGCGGAGGTTCAGGAGCGCCGGGAGGAGGCGCCAGCGGCGGATGCGTCGCTCCTGCGCCGCAAGCAGACCCTGGCGCGGCAGCGCGACCTTCGTCGCTTCGATGACGACGATGATGCATGA
- a CDS encoding cupin-like domain-containing protein has product MSTATAQKVPEPLVPERMPLDNHRAFYERIEANNKPVILTEAMKGWPAAERWTFDYFATKYRDVSVPVEWLQYNAKATGGVERVGRVRKMRMQEYVDTLKAKDGETPGYLIGNDLFRTLPELHKDVRFDEYAVQRKLTEQLFFMGPRGTFTQLHLDRAHNLHAVMVGRKQWQLYSPSRDKALSPAKLSHPWSVVSAHDLTPHGGKPEQLPGGLAPDYDFILEAGEILYLPYGWWHRVYTVEDAIATNYWWWTWSMLAKLGPRLVPTIALSAVGRIRKQQKLGREYREQ; this is encoded by the coding sequence ATGAGCACCGCCACCGCCCAGAAGGTCCCCGAGCCCCTGGTCCCCGAGCGCATGCCGCTCGACAACCACCGGGCCTTCTACGAGCGCATCGAAGCCAACAACAAACCCGTCATCCTCACCGAAGCGATGAAGGGCTGGCCCGCCGCCGAGCGGTGGACCTTCGACTACTTCGCCACGAAGTACCGCGACGTGAGCGTCCCCGTGGAGTGGCTCCAGTACAACGCCAAGGCCACGGGCGGCGTGGAGCGCGTGGGCCGCGTGCGGAAGATGCGCATGCAGGAGTATGTCGACACGCTGAAGGCGAAGGACGGAGAGACGCCGGGCTACCTCATCGGCAATGACTTGTTCCGCACCCTGCCGGAGCTGCACAAGGACGTCCGCTTCGACGAGTACGCCGTCCAGCGCAAGCTCACCGAGCAGCTCTTCTTCATGGGCCCGCGCGGCACCTTCACCCAGCTCCACCTCGACCGCGCGCACAACCTGCACGCCGTCATGGTGGGCCGCAAGCAGTGGCAGCTCTATTCGCCCAGCCGCGACAAGGCGCTGAGCCCCGCGAAGCTCAGCCACCCCTGGTCCGTCGTGAGCGCGCACGACCTGACGCCCCACGGCGGCAAGCCGGAGCAGCTCCCCGGCGGCCTCGCCCCGGACTACGACTTCATCCTGGAGGCCGGTGAGATTCTCTACCTGCCCTATGGCTGGTGGCACCGCGTGTACACGGTGGAGGACGCCATCGCCACCAACTACTGGTGGTGGACGTGGTCGATGCTGGCCAAGCTGGGCCCGCGGCTCGTGCCCACCATCGCCCTGAGCGCGGTGGGCCGAATCCGCAAGCAGCAGAAGCTGGGCCGCGAGTACCGCGAGCAGTAA
- a CDS encoding GNAT family N-acetyltransferase has product MTLTLKFHDSVSHLSDAELDVLTSESSVFFGRRWFRMLDAVDLSAMARGALSLRYAIAYQQGTPIALCPCFITRSKTIYTPYSLEHFLFTSWRKGFANGPAWSRVAIAAADLYRNVAWRAGAGFEGGVFVTSPLSMRSSIHCAAPSAELATQARELILQGLRELATEERLPLYFYGVPQDDTTLRETLNAAAFQEVFIYDDNVIDVPGDTFDAYLGQFKSDVRRVIKKEMAHARDAGVRFERITEMGAMAEQLERFYEVTYSKYGNEHLRHPSAFWTALDQHVSPEAEAVVAYQHDAPIGFSLLLQKHEELWFYRVGRAEAGASETPLYFNLAFYEPLRRAYALGAKKLWLGASGYETKRRRGARRHGLYSYLWIPGRWSRTVLQPYVSAYSRVAMAMAAGGTQNARIRKTP; this is encoded by the coding sequence ATGACGCTTACCCTGAAATTCCACGACTCCGTCAGCCACCTGAGTGACGCGGAGCTGGATGTCCTCACCTCGGAGTCGAGCGTCTTCTTCGGCCGGCGCTGGTTCCGGATGCTGGACGCGGTCGACCTGTCCGCCATGGCCCGGGGGGCGCTGTCCCTGCGATATGCCATTGCCTATCAGCAGGGCACGCCCATCGCGCTCTGCCCGTGTTTCATCACCCGCAGCAAGACCATCTACACGCCCTATTCGTTGGAGCATTTCCTCTTCACCAGTTGGAGGAAGGGCTTCGCCAACGGTCCAGCCTGGAGCCGGGTGGCCATCGCGGCGGCGGACCTCTACCGTAACGTGGCCTGGCGCGCCGGCGCCGGCTTCGAGGGAGGCGTGTTCGTCACCAGCCCGCTCAGCATGCGGAGCAGCATCCACTGCGCCGCGCCGTCGGCGGAGCTCGCGACGCAGGCCCGGGAGCTCATCCTTCAAGGGCTCCGGGAGCTCGCGACCGAGGAGCGCCTGCCGCTCTACTTCTATGGCGTGCCCCAGGACGACACGACGCTGAGAGAGACGCTCAACGCGGCGGCGTTCCAGGAGGTCTTCATCTACGACGACAACGTCATCGACGTCCCGGGGGACACCTTCGACGCGTACCTGGGACAGTTCAAGAGCGACGTCCGGCGCGTCATCAAGAAGGAGATGGCCCACGCCCGGGACGCGGGCGTCCGCTTCGAGCGCATCACTGAAATGGGCGCGATGGCGGAGCAGTTGGAGCGGTTCTACGAGGTGACGTACTCCAAGTACGGCAACGAGCACCTCCGCCACCCCTCCGCGTTCTGGACCGCGCTCGACCAACACGTCTCGCCCGAGGCGGAGGCCGTGGTCGCCTACCAGCACGACGCCCCCATCGGCTTCTCCCTGCTGCTGCAAAAGCACGAGGAGCTGTGGTTCTACCGGGTCGGCCGCGCCGAGGCCGGCGCCTCCGAGACACCGCTGTATTTCAACCTCGCCTTCTACGAGCCCCTGCGCCGGGCCTACGCGCTCGGCGCCAAGAAGCTCTGGCTGGGCGCCAGCGGATACGAGACGAAGCGGCGCAGGGGCGCGCGCCGGCACGGGCTGTACAGCTACCTGTGGATTCCGGGGCGGTGGTCACGCACCGTGCTTCAGCCGTACGTGTCTGCCTATTCACGCGTGGCCATGGCCATGGCGGCCGGCGGCACGCAGAACGCTCGCATTCGCAAGACGCCCTGA
- a CDS encoding lantibiotic dehydratase has translation MALWPWAALRGAGFPVQDALRLAAPTASSAADTWLAAGAETPGDALRTAFDADLLSISAALRALAGEPHLREALVWQNRHAYKTGVEPLAALPATARNSKARQRERLVASYVQRYSTKNDTIGFFGPVGWARLTPSSDALRWVPGEQLVSRRTVYFETWCMDTLGAALAQDASLRRWAAPRLLPYFRLEGHLLHGPMPTPVELSPEQAQLLSRCDGTVSAAALAREFAGGDSSAFASEEDLYSALEQAVGFGVLLWGWQVPLVVRPEVVLRGALLAIGDADARARALAPLEQLERARAAVEAAAGAPEALDAAFAELERVFNDVTGAAPTRAAGQTYASRTLIYEDCERDGSLELGAPLCERLGPVLELVLTGARWLVGEVTRGTRASLDALFDKLSEGGAPVSLTTLQLAFVQGLQNPATTEQMMPVAQAVAEHRRRWRELFALEAGVRRQSRTVESLRPKVREAFGAAGPAWRSRWHASPDVMIDAASEAAVRAGDYQLVLGELHLCNSISSLFVEQHRAPEELFALAERCATGADVVPVFPKAEWSQRTLPCLFPRDSQYYLSGQEPSPRPDVRALRAGDMVVERRDGGLEVLDRVSGRRFGLVEFMAVFLEQRCASIFDLALTDGYSPRVTVDGVVVARERWSVPVASLGFAGLTEALTQWLEARRWQQAQGIPRFAFFKVATERKPCFVDFDSPLLVEMMAKLVRRSAEASPDSRVQFSEMLPDPEHLWLTDAAQRRYTSELRLVCEMS, from the coding sequence ATGGCCCTGTGGCCCTGGGCCGCGCTGCGTGGCGCCGGCTTCCCCGTCCAGGACGCGCTCCGGCTCGCCGCGCCCACGGCGTCCTCCGCCGCCGATACATGGCTCGCCGCGGGAGCCGAAACACCGGGTGACGCACTCCGCACCGCGTTCGACGCGGACCTGTTGTCCATCAGCGCCGCATTGCGTGCCCTGGCGGGGGAGCCACACCTTCGCGAGGCGCTCGTCTGGCAGAACCGCCACGCCTACAAGACGGGGGTCGAGCCACTGGCGGCCCTTCCCGCCACCGCGCGCAACAGCAAGGCCCGGCAGCGCGAGCGCCTGGTGGCCTCCTATGTCCAGCGCTACAGCACCAAGAACGACACCATCGGCTTCTTCGGCCCGGTGGGGTGGGCGCGGCTGACGCCGTCGAGCGACGCGCTGCGCTGGGTTCCTGGAGAGCAGCTCGTCTCGCGACGGACGGTCTACTTCGAGACGTGGTGCATGGACACGCTCGGCGCGGCGCTGGCCCAGGATGCGTCCCTGAGACGCTGGGCGGCGCCCCGGCTGCTGCCGTATTTCAGGCTGGAGGGCCACCTGCTTCACGGCCCCATGCCCACGCCCGTGGAGCTGAGCCCGGAGCAGGCACAGTTGCTCTCACGCTGCGACGGCACGGTCAGCGCCGCGGCGCTCGCGCGGGAGTTCGCCGGGGGTGACAGCTCCGCCTTCGCCAGTGAGGAGGACCTCTACTCGGCGCTCGAACAGGCCGTGGGTTTCGGCGTCCTGCTCTGGGGCTGGCAGGTGCCGCTCGTGGTCCGGCCGGAGGTGGTGCTGCGGGGCGCGCTGCTGGCCATCGGGGACGCGGACGCGCGGGCCCGTGCGCTCGCGCCGTTGGAGCAGTTGGAGCGCGCGCGGGCCGCCGTCGAAGCCGCGGCGGGCGCACCCGAGGCGCTGGACGCCGCGTTCGCGGAGCTGGAGCGCGTGTTCAACGACGTGACGGGCGCGGCGCCAACTCGCGCGGCGGGGCAGACCTACGCCTCGCGGACGCTCATCTACGAGGACTGTGAGCGGGATGGCTCGCTGGAGCTGGGCGCGCCGTTGTGCGAGCGGCTCGGTCCCGTGCTGGAGCTGGTGTTGACCGGGGCGCGCTGGCTGGTGGGGGAGGTGACCCGCGGCACCCGCGCGAGCCTGGACGCGCTCTTCGACAAGCTGTCCGAGGGCGGGGCGCCGGTGTCGCTCACCACGCTTCAGCTCGCCTTCGTCCAGGGGCTCCAGAACCCGGCGACGACGGAGCAGATGATGCCCGTGGCCCAGGCCGTCGCCGAGCATCGGCGGCGCTGGCGGGAGCTCTTCGCGCTGGAGGCCGGCGTCCGCCGCCAGTCGCGCACCGTCGAGTCGCTGCGTCCCAAGGTGCGTGAGGCCTTTGGAGCGGCCGGTCCCGCGTGGCGGAGCCGCTGGCATGCCTCGCCGGACGTGATGATTGACGCGGCGAGCGAGGCAGCGGTCCGCGCCGGGGACTACCAGCTCGTGTTGGGGGAGCTGCACCTGTGCAACAGCATCTCCTCGCTCTTCGTGGAGCAGCACCGGGCGCCCGAGGAGCTCTTCGCGCTCGCGGAGCGCTGTGCCACCGGGGCGGACGTCGTCCCGGTGTTCCCCAAGGCCGAGTGGAGCCAGCGGACCTTGCCGTGTCTGTTCCCGCGTGACAGCCAGTACTACCTCTCCGGGCAGGAGCCATCTCCGCGGCCGGACGTCCGTGCCCTCCGCGCGGGCGACATGGTGGTGGAGCGGCGGGACGGCGGGCTGGAGGTCCTCGACCGCGTGAGCGGACGCCGCTTCGGCCTGGTGGAGTTCATGGCCGTCTTCCTGGAGCAGCGGTGCGCCAGCATCTTCGACCTGGCGCTCACCGATGGGTACTCGCCTCGGGTGACGGTGGACGGCGTGGTGGTGGCCCGGGAGCGCTGGAGCGTGCCGGTGGCGAGCCTGGGGTTCGCGGGCCTCACGGAGGCGCTGACCCAGTGGCTGGAGGCGCGGCGCTGGCAGCAGGCGCAAGGCATCCCGCGCTTCGCGTTCTTCAAGGTCGCGACGGAGCGCAAGCCCTGCTTCGTGGACTTCGACAGCCCCTTGCTGGTGGAGATGATGGCCAAGCTGGTGCGGCGGTCCGCGGAGGCGTCGCCGGATTCTCGCGTCCAGTTCTCGGAGATGCTGCCGGACCCGGAGCACCTCTGGCTCACGGATGCGGCCCAGCGCCGCTACACCAGCGAGCTGCGGCTCGTCTGCGAGATGTCCTGA
- a CDS encoding glycosyltransferase family 4 protein, whose amino-acid sequence MAPPNSPPLKALLLAMEYTPNVAGGVGTYVYELARGLARGGCKVTVLAYTPGEPAVLREPNLTVHMMPPSQGSLSQAGKLSLVGGIRVFNDDLLHRGRELLREEKPDLIHFHQWHTHRAARALAKEAGVPVLGTSHYISEPAERWWGQTPDPEILEEERSFYDGSQHVISVSDSMSELIRETYGMPAALLHTIHCGMDAGPFLQPSHSPEDYARLRATVATPEDPVVLYTGRLHPMKGISAIFAAAERVLAKRPNVRFLLAGGTDSRESTQMVQDLSQRYAHLRQRIKLLGKLPRQQLGLLHRIADLALVPSLYEPFGYTAIEAMASGLPLVATRSGGPSEIVDHEKTGLLVPVLPGAPGGPREVDVAALADAQLSLLEDRERARRMGLAGQQRVVELFSLPRMVAANLALYQKLVGGNGREVRS is encoded by the coding sequence ATGGCACCTCCCAATTCCCCACCCCTGAAGGCGCTCCTCCTGGCCATGGAGTACACCCCGAACGTGGCCGGCGGCGTGGGCACCTACGTCTACGAGCTGGCCCGAGGGCTCGCGCGCGGCGGGTGCAAGGTCACCGTCCTGGCGTACACGCCCGGCGAGCCCGCGGTGCTCCGCGAGCCCAACCTCACCGTGCACATGATGCCGCCCAGCCAGGGCAGCCTCTCCCAGGCGGGAAAGCTCTCCCTGGTCGGCGGCATCCGCGTCTTCAACGACGACCTGCTCCACCGCGGCCGCGAGCTCCTCCGCGAGGAGAAGCCCGACCTCATCCACTTCCACCAGTGGCACACCCACCGCGCCGCCCGGGCGCTGGCGAAGGAGGCCGGGGTGCCCGTGCTGGGGACCAGCCACTACATCTCCGAGCCCGCGGAGCGCTGGTGGGGCCAGACGCCGGACCCGGAGATTCTGGAGGAGGAGCGCAGCTTCTACGACGGCTCGCAGCACGTCATCTCGGTGAGTGACTCCATGAGCGAGCTCATCCGGGAGACCTACGGCATGCCGGCCGCGCTGCTGCACACCATCCACTGCGGCATGGACGCGGGCCCCTTCCTCCAGCCCTCGCATTCGCCGGAGGACTACGCCCGGCTGCGCGCCACGGTGGCCACGCCTGAGGACCCGGTCGTCCTGTACACGGGCCGGCTCCACCCCATGAAGGGCATCAGCGCCATCTTCGCCGCCGCCGAGCGCGTGCTCGCGAAGCGGCCGAACGTGCGCTTCCTCCTGGCCGGTGGCACGGACTCGCGCGAGTCCACGCAGATGGTCCAGGACCTGTCCCAGCGCTACGCGCACCTGCGCCAGCGCATCAAGCTCCTGGGCAAGCTGCCGCGCCAGCAGCTCGGGCTCCTGCACCGCATCGCGGACCTGGCGCTGGTGCCGTCCCTGTACGAGCCCTTTGGCTACACGGCCATCGAGGCCATGGCCTCCGGCCTCCCGCTGGTGGCGACCCGCTCCGGTGGTCCGTCGGAGATCGTGGACCACGAGAAGACGGGCCTGCTCGTCCCCGTCCTCCCGGGCGCGCCGGGAGGGCCGCGCGAGGTGGACGTCGCGGCGCTCGCCGACGCGCAGCTCTCCCTGCTGGAGGACCGGGAGCGGGCCCGGCGCATGGGGCTGGCCGGCCAGCAGCGCGTGGTGGAGCTGTTCAGCCTGCCGCGCATGGTGGCCGCCAACCTCGCCCTGTACCAGAAGCTCGTCGGCGGCAACGGACGGGAGGTGCGGTCATGA
- a CDS encoding glutathione S-transferase family protein, translating into MTAQSSLPRLSYFTGRGIAEKIRLLLAESGTEYEDIDLGTYDVQAKVKTPAFEAIKAAGKLAFDKVPLWEEADGFCVVQSLAILRHVARTRGLYGKDAREAAACDMIIEGVEEVSARARSLTSFTPDQLSEMLPLILGEELPQWLAHFERLLKRNGSGDGFFVGTSVTVADTSVFGFLEMLVDNGLQDLLESTYPGLFAFFGRMKERPNLARHLDSPKRHPAVQLLNG; encoded by the coding sequence ATGACCGCTCAATCATCATTGCCGCGCCTCTCCTATTTCACGGGTCGAGGTATCGCCGAGAAGATCCGCCTGCTGCTCGCCGAGTCCGGGACGGAGTACGAAGACATCGACCTGGGCACCTATGACGTGCAGGCCAAGGTGAAGACGCCCGCCTTCGAGGCCATCAAGGCCGCCGGCAAGCTCGCCTTCGACAAGGTGCCGCTGTGGGAGGAGGCGGACGGCTTCTGCGTCGTGCAGAGCCTGGCCATCCTGCGCCACGTCGCGCGCACCCGCGGCCTCTACGGCAAGGACGCGCGAGAGGCGGCCGCCTGCGACATGATCATTGAAGGCGTCGAGGAGGTGTCCGCGCGCGCGCGCAGCCTGACCTCGTTCACGCCGGACCAGCTCTCCGAGATGCTGCCCCTCATCCTGGGCGAGGAGCTGCCGCAGTGGCTCGCGCACTTCGAGCGGCTGCTGAAGCGCAACGGCAGCGGCGACGGCTTCTTCGTCGGCACCTCGGTGACGGTGGCGGACACCAGCGTCTTCGGCTTCCTGGAGATGCTCGTGGACAACGGCCTCCAGGACCTGCTGGAGAGCACCTACCCGGGGCTGTTCGCGTTCTTCGGGCGCATGAAGGAGCGCCCCAACCTGGCGCGGCACCTCGACAGCCCCAAGCGGCACCCCGCCGTCCAGCTCCTCAACGGCTGA
- a CDS encoding thioesterase II family protein, which produces MTEWLAFHVPQPGAWARLFCLPHAGGSASLFRTWQAELGQDLEVCPVQLPGRENRLREAPLRTLPEVIAPLVEVVAKHADKPFALFGHSMGALLAYELTRALRERGLPAPLHLFVASYRAPHTLQAHTPATATHDIDASEARRLGESRAVSGEMAEELLTLMRATMLADTAVCEGYTWKQGPALTCPLSAFRGFDDYVPDDATEAWRQLSSGPFASQTFLGDHFFLRQTPRGLLQNIRRSLTRLRPASTR; this is translated from the coding sequence ATGACGGAGTGGCTGGCCTTCCACGTCCCGCAGCCGGGCGCCTGGGCGCGGCTGTTCTGTCTGCCGCATGCGGGTGGCAGCGCGTCGTTGTTCCGCACCTGGCAGGCGGAGCTGGGGCAAGACCTCGAGGTGTGCCCGGTCCAGCTCCCCGGCCGGGAGAACCGGCTGCGCGAGGCGCCCCTGCGCACCTTGCCGGAAGTCATCGCGCCGTTGGTGGAGGTGGTGGCGAAGCACGCGGACAAGCCCTTCGCCCTCTTCGGTCACAGCATGGGCGCGCTGCTCGCCTACGAGCTGACGCGGGCGCTGCGGGAGCGCGGCCTCCCCGCGCCCCTGCACCTCTTCGTCGCCAGCTACCGGGCGCCGCACACGCTCCAGGCGCACACGCCGGCCACGGCCACCCATGACATCGACGCGTCCGAGGCCCGGCGCCTGGGCGAGTCGCGCGCCGTGTCCGGAGAGATGGCGGAGGAGCTGCTGACGCTGATGCGCGCCACCATGCTCGCGGACACCGCCGTGTGTGAGGGCTACACGTGGAAGCAGGGCCCCGCGCTGACGTGCCCGCTCTCCGCCTTCCGCGGCTTCGACGACTACGTGCCCGACGACGCAACGGAGGCGTGGCGCCAGCTCTCCTCCGGCCCCTTCGCCTCCCAGACCTTCCTGGGGGACCACTTCTTCCTGCGACAGACGCCGCGCGGCCTGCTGCAGAACATCCGCCGGAGCCTCACCAGGCTGCGGCCCGCCTCGACTCGCTGA